The sequence below is a genomic window from Euwallacea fornicatus isolate EFF26 chromosome 1, ASM4011564v1, whole genome shotgun sequence.
ACCAAATTTGATGTACAGGACGCCCCCATGAAGTGTTACaagaataaacaattttaggtGACCAAGGTCGCCAGTGACGGGGTTCTGGGTGCTGAGTCCACCATTGATGGCGTTGATCACTTGatatataaaagaaaagaaaagttagTACCATCACGAAATGGAGAATTTTACGCCAAAACTGTCTCTTGTCATTTTTCGTACCTGTTGATTTTTGTGATCTATTGCCATTAAGTAGGGCGGAGTTGAGCTGTGAACATTACTAATAGATATGTCGcatatatcataaaaatatagaaactTATTTTGAAACGCTTGGAAAGttctgaaataatttttctttatcgtTATCTACTTGGAAACGTTTGCATTGTGTGACTAAGGAATGAAAAAAAGACTCTATTTTCATAAGCGCAACCCATTTTAGAATGGAATTAAACTTGGGGTACCCTGTATAGGAAAGTGTGCGGTGTAGAGATGTTGAATCCTCaggatgatttttttaatgattttagaaGTGAACCAGTTGAAAGAGTTCCAAATACTGAAGTATTTCTATCACGTTGTCCTAGTGTAGAGTCGAAGTCAgtcaaaaaaactgaaaaattttacttcacaATCATAAACCAacagagttttaaaaaactcTTGGAGCATATGAAAATCTCATTGtgaaatgtttataattttcaaaatatgggATCATTTGCGATTTTCAGGGTTATAATTTTCAGAAggtattttttcttcattagtCTTGAATAAGTGGTCAAAATAAAATGctgatattgattttttaagaaaaaaactgtcaGAATATTGTCAATCGTTGCAAAGAACatggaattttattaatttgtgaCGAAGGCCCTTGCGCTTAATATTGACGAACAACTTGTTGTTTAGTCGgcaataattaagaaaatccACATTGATAATGATCGCCTCATAAGATTAAAATGGAATGATTTATAATGTTCTGAAAATCCAGAAATCGACTTACATTCTCAGTATTTAAAATAGTGAAAGAGAAttgtaattatattatttgctttaaataCCAAATAACGGTGAGTAACGTTGACCATCAAGCATATAAAATTCTCAATaagtttttcataatttaaaaattaccagGGCATGTCTCCATTACCATCTTaggattattaataaaaaatgtaggaaaatgAAGGGTTTCTCGAATACGCAACGGTTCATACCTTTTTTGAGCATTGTTGCTTTGTGGGCCAGGGATAAATAGGCAACATTCAATGATTTTGTATGCAAGAATATATTGTAATACTTCTAATTACATATAAACCGCAATCAACTTACAATAGCACATTTATGGTCGCTTGCATTTAAAGGGAGATGTATTGGGTAATTACGGTTTCTATTGTCTGAAATTACTCATAAAACAGAAATATGTGTAATTTATTGTGAGTTATGTATATTCGATAATTATCCTAAAAtgcgaataaaaataacacaaataaattagtttttgagcatacttaaaaaacatttttgtttgtaaaataacaatggaagttggaaaatgccattgaaaaaactaaaatagaaaaaaacactgttaaaaaaaaaataaaaaaagttaaaattaaaaataaaccttcACAGTTTTCCTTTCAATTTCATCCAAGCCACATCAGCATGATCACAAGCAAGGCGGTGTTTACGCAGATGATTGATCATGTCGAGAAagtttttttggcaaaatttcatGAGTGTTCAAGcagaaagtgaaaataattatgaGCAACTCGGCGATACGTGTTTCTATCTATTGATTTCGTCAAGCATATTTGTGTACAAATTAAGAACATGATACACATACTTCATAGAACATATCTCTGAAGATATACGCACATATAGGTTTAGCCTGCAAAGGATGGAGAAACAAGAGAAAAGGCAGGCTTCAACTCTGCCATTTTGTTGATTGAATCAAAATGTTTCACCTACTGGAAATGCATTCAGGATCTCCACGGTACCTTTACTATAAATATCTGCTGGGGGTAATCAAACGTGGGAAGTCTCAAGCAAGGAAGTGTTTGAGACATGATTGGACGTGGAGAGGAAAGTGTTGACTGCATTTTCGTGAAGTTTAATAAGTATTCAAGAAGAGAAAGAGGAAATTGGAATGCTGCCTGAATTTTCccatatttgaattatttacgGCTAGTTAACGCTAGCAAGAATTTATGGAGGTATTGCTGCGGAGATTCTAGATTAATTTCCACCAgatagaaatattttgggtCCATTCtgcataatattaaaaaaaaggaacttATAGAAACGTATATCAAAATGTAACATGCCTTTCATGTTTCAGATTGCTATATTTTTCTACCTACTCCTTCCATTCCTCTATGCTTCGCCTGAAAACAGCTCCCTTCTTGTATCGAATAAAACCGGAAAAGTCTCAGTAGAGGGAAATTCCGGTAACGAGAAGCcaaaaccaattttctattatCTGGATAATGTAAAACCTGCAGCTATTGCAGAACTTCAGGAAGCTGCTAGTTCCCCAGTAATCAGAAACTTACCTCCTATAACTCAAAAGCCGCTAGCTTTGAGTACTCTCAGTATAGATGGCTTTCCATCTCAGGTTCTATGGAATATCTGGtgaatttacagtttttgatGATAAATTTACAGGTAGATGTCAATAATCAAGTTGCCGACCAACAAGTGTTGTACGAGTTTAAGCAAACTCCTCCTAACGCTCTCTCAAATCTGCAATTGAATTCTTACAGTCAGCCTAATGTTGAAGTTAATACTCCTAGATCTTATTACCAGAAACATGCAAATACCCCTGGTGTAATTACCCTACCAGTTAGACCTCTTCATCCGACTGCCAGCAGTAATGATGTTTTTCGCCCTAGCCAACCATTGACGTTGTATCCGGTCAGTCTGGCTTCAAGACGTCAAAATGGTCGTGGGAGACATCCTGCAACTTCTGCAACTGTATGCATATTTTAAGAAACATAAACCACCTAACAGAATAAGAATTTTTCAGATAGTCAACCCAGTTCAACACAATTTGTACACGAACCACGCACCTCAGCCCTTGGGCACAATACAGCCAAATCATGGCCAGTTTGTGAATTTAGGTACTCCTCTTGTCTACAATCCAACTCAAGTAATACCCGAAGAAAAGATTACGCCCCACAGCATTTATCACAAACGAGTCTACCATAACCAGCAAAAGCAAAATCTGCCGTTACTCAATCCTGCTCTAAGAAAAAATCCTCATCCCTATCAAGTTCAAAGTCATGGAGGAGCTGGAGCTCTCCATCGAGCAATTACTACTTTGGGGAAGATATCAAACAACCACTATTTACCGCCAATAACACAAACTGGAGGGtaacttgaattaaatttgctaTAGGCCGGGTTTGGAGAAGaggttttattttcagattcaATGCTCCTCTAGATATGCAGAAAATTGATCAACCCTCCTCTTCAATTCAGCAGGAAGACGAGGAGGAGAAGCctgaggaggaggaggaagaggaaattgaggaaaattcaGAGAGCGAAGATGATGGTGATGGCGAACCTGAGGAAGAGGAGGGCGAGGAGGAAGCTCCGGAGGAAGAAACTGCTGAGGT
It includes:
- the LOC136339880 gene encoding uncharacterized protein isoform X2 translates to MIVQIAIFFYLLLPFLYASPENSSLLVSNKTGKVSVEGNSGNEKPKPIFYYLDNVKPAAIAELQEAASSPVIRNLPPITQKPLALSTLSIDGFPSQVDVNNQVADQQVLYEFKQTPPNALSNLQLNSYSQPNVEVNTPRSYYQKHANTPGVITLPVRPLHPTASSNDVFRPSQPLTLYPVSLASRRQNGRGRHPATSATIVNPVQHNLYTNHAPQPLGTIQPNHGQFVNLGTPLVYNPTQVIPEEKITPHSIYHKRVYHNQQKQNLPLLNPALRKNPHPYQVQSHGGAGALHRAITTLGKISNNHYLPPITQTGGFNAPLDMQKIDQPSSSIQQEDEEEKPEEEEEEEIEENSESEDDGDGEPEEEEGEEEAPEEETAEVDENKDEEKEKEETNNSDDEIKPFNINDYQIMDFENTFFKPSQYKFKNNAEKENNGEVEEDCDKEEAEDGEKEEEDGDRDDSKQITSYYKYPAHPVDDFNYPPYEFYEGFSSNSKYKYATPGAKLDKRFKPLGKFKKIKFSKVKGLKPAAHKIQGSYSEEVPITHKQKVFTQRWFMTKNIEG
- the LOC136339880 gene encoding uncharacterized protein isoform X1, with product MVRNAHFKIAIFFYLLLPFLYASPENSSLLVSNKTGKVSVEGNSGNEKPKPIFYYLDNVKPAAIAELQEAASSPVIRNLPPITQKPLALSTLSIDGFPSQVDVNNQVADQQVLYEFKQTPPNALSNLQLNSYSQPNVEVNTPRSYYQKHANTPGVITLPVRPLHPTASSNDVFRPSQPLTLYPVSLASRRQNGRGRHPATSATIVNPVQHNLYTNHAPQPLGTIQPNHGQFVNLGTPLVYNPTQVIPEEKITPHSIYHKRVYHNQQKQNLPLLNPALRKNPHPYQVQSHGGAGALHRAITTLGKISNNHYLPPITQTGGFNAPLDMQKIDQPSSSIQQEDEEEKPEEEEEEEIEENSESEDDGDGEPEEEEGEEEAPEEETAEVDENKDEEKEKEETNNSDDEIKPFNINDYQIMDFENTFFKPSQYKFKNNAEKENNGEVEEDCDKEEAEDGEKEEEDGDRDDSKQITSYYKYPAHPVDDFNYPPYEFYEGFSSNSKYKYATPGAKLDKRFKPLGKFKKIKFSKVKGLKPAAHKIQGSYSEEVPITHKQKVFTQRWFMTKNIEG
- the LOC136339880 gene encoding uncharacterized protein isoform X3, yielding MVRNAHFKIAIFFYLLLPFLYASPENSSLLVSNKTGKVSVEGNSAIAELQEAASSPVIRNLPPITQKPLALSTLSIDGFPSQVDVNNQVADQQVLYEFKQTPPNALSNLQLNSYSQPNVEVNTPRSYYQKHANTPGVITLPVRPLHPTASSNDVFRPSQPLTLYPVSLASRRQNGRGRHPATSATIVNPVQHNLYTNHAPQPLGTIQPNHGQFVNLGTPLVYNPTQVIPEEKITPHSIYHKRVYHNQQKQNLPLLNPALRKNPHPYQVQSHGGAGALHRAITTLGKISNNHYLPPITQTGGFNAPLDMQKIDQPSSSIQQEDEEEKPEEEEEEEIEENSESEDDGDGEPEEEEGEEEAPEEETAEVDENKDEEKEKEETNNSDDEIKPFNINDYQIMDFENTFFKPSQYKFKNNAEKENNGEVEEDCDKEEAEDGEKEEEDGDRDDSKQITSYYKYPAHPVDDFNYPPYEFYEGFSSNSKYKYATPGAKLDKRFKPLGKFKKIKFSKVKGLKPAAHKIQGSYSEEVPITHKQKVFTQRWFMTKNIEG
- the LOC136339880 gene encoding uncharacterized protein isoform X4 gives rise to the protein MVRNAHFKIAIFFYLLLPFLYASPENSSLLVSNKTGKVSVEGNSELQEAASSPVIRNLPPITQKPLALSTLSIDGFPSQVDVNNQVADQQVLYEFKQTPPNALSNLQLNSYSQPNVEVNTPRSYYQKHANTPGVITLPVRPLHPTASSNDVFRPSQPLTLYPVSLASRRQNGRGRHPATSATIVNPVQHNLYTNHAPQPLGTIQPNHGQFVNLGTPLVYNPTQVIPEEKITPHSIYHKRVYHNQQKQNLPLLNPALRKNPHPYQVQSHGGAGALHRAITTLGKISNNHYLPPITQTGGFNAPLDMQKIDQPSSSIQQEDEEEKPEEEEEEEIEENSESEDDGDGEPEEEEGEEEAPEEETAEVDENKDEEKEKEETNNSDDEIKPFNINDYQIMDFENTFFKPSQYKFKNNAEKENNGEVEEDCDKEEAEDGEKEEEDGDRDDSKQITSYYKYPAHPVDDFNYPPYEFYEGFSSNSKYKYATPGAKLDKRFKPLGKFKKIKFSKVKGLKPAAHKIQGSYSEEVPITHKQKVFTQRWFMTKNIEG